One window of the Archangium primigenium genome contains the following:
- a CDS encoding DUF1206 domain-containing protein, whose protein sequence is MNGLGHKAARLKEQGDQLGERALRHPWVEKLARLGYLAKGVVYAVVGVLALQVAFGQGGEMTDTRGALASLARETWGSVLLAVLAVGLMGYVLWRVVQAWMDPDDKGTGPKGIAVRVGYLVSAGIHASLALAALKLAVGAGGVGKHGDQSAQSWTARLLSEPFGQALVAVVGLVIAGVGVWQVRKAWTEKFRDKLRLGELDARHAAWVMHVCKGGIMARGAVFVLMGVFFLLAALRSNPREARGLDGALAALAEQPHGTVLLAIAAAGLVAYAVYMAVVSRYRRFVDA, encoded by the coding sequence ATGAACGGGCTCGGCCACAAGGCAGCGCGACTCAAGGAGCAAGGCGATCAACTCGGGGAGCGGGCCTTGCGCCACCCCTGGGTGGAGAAGCTCGCCCGCCTGGGTTACCTGGCCAAGGGCGTGGTGTACGCCGTGGTGGGTGTCCTGGCGCTCCAGGTCGCCTTCGGTCAGGGCGGAGAGATGACGGACACGCGCGGGGCACTGGCCTCGCTGGCGCGGGAGACCTGGGGCTCGGTGCTGCTCGCGGTGCTCGCGGTGGGGCTGATGGGCTACGTGCTCTGGCGCGTGGTGCAGGCGTGGATGGACCCGGATGACAAGGGCACGGGGCCCAAGGGGATCGCCGTCCGCGTGGGCTACCTGGTGAGCGCGGGCATCCATGCCTCGCTCGCGCTGGCGGCGCTCAAGCTCGCGGTGGGCGCGGGCGGCGTGGGCAAGCACGGAGACCAGAGCGCCCAGTCGTGGACGGCGCGCCTGCTGTCGGAGCCCTTCGGTCAGGCGCTCGTGGCGGTGGTGGGCCTGGTCATCGCGGGCGTGGGGGTGTGGCAGGTGCGCAAGGCGTGGACGGAGAAGTTCCGCGACAAGCTGCGGCTGGGCGAGCTGGACGCCCGGCACGCCGCGTGGGTGATGCACGTGTGCAAGGGCGGCATCATGGCCCGGGGCGCCGTGTTCGTGCTGATGGGCGTCTTCTTCCTGCTGGCGGCGCTGCGCTCCAACCCGCGCGAGGCGCGGGGCCTGGATGGCGCGCTGGCGGCGCTCGCCGAGCAGCCCCATGGCACGGTGCTGCTGGCGATCGCGGCGGCGGGACTCGTGGCCTACGCGGTGTACATGGCCGTGGTGTCCCGCTACCGCCGCTTCGTCGACGCCTAG
- a CDS encoding vWA domain-containing protein — protein sequence MTLKPFSRPLAGAALALSTLALPLAFAETPKPAPVAEPMKKPVLPKAPQQPAQDSRPRIDLVFVLDTTGSMGGLLDGAKQKIFSIASRIAQGKPTPRVRVGLVAYRDEGDTYVTRRFELTEDLDSVFTELRKLEADGGGDTPEHVGRGLGEAVSKLSWDERRETMKLLFLVGDAPPAARQDGWDFKTWVKKAADKHIVVNTVRCGDDGETETAWKYAAKTTDGRYESLAQSGGMVAVATPYDAELAKVNAELAGKVLYAGRREVRAMNAARAEQMATLAPEAAAERIQFLKKTRGASEGGGAAAPAAVSSAPAAVGGAVDLTARPDALAGVKDDELPPELRALDAPARQQKVQQLAEERKALEARAATLAEQRDSWRAKNVADKDDAFDASVMSGVKAKAAAFGLKY from the coding sequence ATGACCTTGAAGCCCTTCTCGCGCCCCCTCGCCGGGGCCGCGCTCGCCCTCTCCACGCTCGCCCTTCCTCTGGCCTTCGCGGAGACGCCCAAGCCCGCCCCGGTGGCCGAGCCCATGAAGAAGCCCGTGCTCCCCAAGGCGCCGCAACAGCCCGCGCAGGACTCGCGGCCGCGCATCGACCTGGTCTTCGTGCTGGACACCACGGGCTCCATGGGCGGGCTGCTCGACGGCGCCAAGCAGAAGATCTTCTCCATCGCCTCGCGCATCGCCCAGGGCAAGCCCACCCCCCGGGTGCGCGTGGGCCTGGTGGCCTACCGGGACGAGGGAGACACCTACGTCACCCGGCGCTTCGAGCTCACCGAGGATCTGGACAGCGTGTTCACCGAGCTGCGCAAGCTCGAGGCGGACGGCGGCGGCGACACGCCCGAGCACGTGGGGCGGGGGCTCGGCGAGGCCGTGTCCAAGCTGTCCTGGGACGAGCGCCGCGAGACCATGAAGCTGCTCTTCCTGGTGGGCGATGCGCCTCCCGCCGCGCGCCAGGACGGCTGGGACTTCAAGACGTGGGTGAAGAAGGCGGCGGACAAGCACATCGTGGTGAACACGGTGCGCTGCGGCGACGACGGCGAGACGGAGACGGCGTGGAAGTACGCCGCGAAGACGACGGACGGGCGCTACGAGTCGCTGGCGCAGTCCGGCGGCATGGTGGCGGTGGCGACGCCCTATGACGCCGAGCTGGCCAAGGTGAACGCGGAGCTGGCCGGCAAGGTGCTCTACGCCGGGCGGCGCGAGGTGCGGGCGATGAACGCGGCCCGCGCCGAACAGATGGCGACCCTGGCCCCCGAGGCCGCGGCCGAGCGCATCCAGTTCCTCAAGAAGACGCGCGGCGCGAGCGAGGGCGGGGGCGCGGCGGCCCCGGCGGCGGTGAGCAGCGCACCCGCGGCGGTGGGCGGCGCGGTGGACCTGACGGCGCGGCCCGACGCGCTCGCGGGCGTCAAGGACGACGAGCTGCCGCCCGAGCTGCGCGCCCTGGACGCCCCGGCCCGCCAGCAGAAGGTCCAGCAGCTCGCCGAGGAGCGCAAGGCGCTGGAGGCCCGCGCGGCCACGCTCGCCGAGCAGCGCGACAGCTGGCGCGCCAAGAACGTGGCGGACAAGGACGACGCCTTCGACGCCAGCGTCATGAGCGGCGTGAAGGCCAAGGCCGCGGCCTTTGGTCTCAAGTACTAG
- a CDS encoding MFS transporter, with translation MKTSLTTPRKLGLLTSLYLSQGLPYGFFTQALPVLLREQGLSLPAIGMTHLLALPWALKFLWAPWMDRYGSETWGRRRGYILPLQALSAALLLGLGLSEGTVGMPVLMGAVLLVNLLAATQDVATDGLAVELLAPAERGWGNGIQVAGYRVGMILGGGLMLLVFARLGWRPTLWSLGAMLLVATVPVALFREPRGPPPAARAASAWRWLGESLAYWGRRPGMGAWFTLLVLFKAGESMASGMVRTFLVDVGLGLEQVGWMLGFVGFTTGLLGALGGGALVNRLGHRRALLVFGTFQAVAVGLYALAARGGASLPVLALVCGVEHLASGMATAALFTGMMDLCRPEHAASDYTLQASLVVLATGSAAAVSGWSAEALGYAAHFTLAAAVCALAVAWVAATVRPGTLAHPDVAP, from the coding sequence ATGAAGACCTCGCTGACGACGCCCCGGAAGCTCGGCCTGCTCACGAGCCTCTACCTCTCGCAGGGGTTGCCCTATGGCTTCTTCACCCAGGCGCTGCCGGTGCTGTTGCGCGAGCAGGGCCTGTCCCTGCCGGCCATCGGGATGACGCACCTGTTGGCCCTGCCCTGGGCGCTCAAGTTCCTCTGGGCGCCGTGGATGGACCGGTACGGCTCGGAGACGTGGGGGCGGCGGCGCGGCTACATCCTGCCCTTGCAGGCGCTGTCGGCGGCGTTGCTGCTGGGGCTGGGGCTGTCCGAGGGCACGGTGGGCATGCCGGTGTTGATGGGGGCGGTGCTGCTCGTCAACCTGCTGGCGGCCACGCAGGACGTGGCGACGGACGGGCTGGCGGTGGAGCTGCTCGCGCCGGCCGAGCGGGGCTGGGGCAACGGCATCCAGGTGGCGGGCTACCGCGTGGGGATGATCCTCGGGGGCGGGCTGATGCTGCTCGTCTTCGCGCGGCTGGGCTGGCGCCCCACCCTGTGGAGCCTGGGCGCGATGCTGCTCGTCGCCACGGTGCCGGTGGCGCTCTTCCGCGAGCCACGCGGCCCACCGCCCGCCGCCCGCGCCGCGAGCGCGTGGCGCTGGCTGGGCGAGTCGCTGGCGTACTGGGGCCGTCGGCCCGGCATGGGGGCGTGGTTCACCCTGCTCGTGCTCTTCAAGGCGGGCGAGAGCATGGCGTCGGGCATGGTGCGCACCTTCCTGGTGGACGTGGGGCTGGGCCTGGAGCAGGTGGGCTGGATGCTCGGCTTCGTGGGCTTCACCACGGGGCTGCTCGGGGCACTGGGCGGCGGCGCGCTGGTGAACCGGCTGGGCCACCGGCGGGCGCTGCTCGTCTTCGGCACCTTCCAGGCGGTGGCCGTGGGCCTCTATGCCCTGGCGGCGCGGGGGGGCGCGTCGCTGCCGGTGCTCGCGCTCGTGTGCGGCGTGGAGCACCTGGCCAGCGGCATGGCCACCGCCGCGCTGTTCACCGGGATGATGGACCTGTGCCGCCCGGAGCACGCCGCCTCGGACTACACGCTCCAGGCCTCGCTGGTGGTGCTGGCCACGGGCAGCGCGGCGGCGGTGAGCGGCTGGAGCGCCGAGGCGCTGGGCTACGCGGCGCACTTCACGCTCGCGGCGGCGGTGTGTGCCCTGGCGGTGGCGTGGGTGGCGGCGACGGTGCGGCCCGGGACATTGGCGCACCCGGACGTGGCGCCCTGA
- a CDS encoding DUSAM domain-containing protein — translation MTEETDWDDLRALAQQVLDRGTPLELTDETRALLTRTGLQVAICQRDAESALYSRSTATTLLREIRQRIRDGGIRYGDALHRAYRLRDQGNLDGARQQMRDVLSVEVVPFYRGRAEMALEDMDAGTF, via the coding sequence ATGACGGAAGAAACAGACTGGGATGATCTGCGAGCATTGGCGCAGCAGGTTCTTGATCGGGGCACCCCGTTAGAACTCACAGACGAAACGCGCGCCCTTCTTACTCGGACCGGGCTGCAAGTGGCCATCTGCCAGCGGGACGCTGAAAGCGCTCTGTACAGTCGATCCACCGCTACGACGTTGCTCCGGGAGATCCGCCAGCGCATCCGGGACGGGGGGATTCGGTATGGGGATGCTCTGCACCGAGCCTACCGCCTGCGGGATCAAGGGAACCTCGATGGAGCACGTCAACAAATGCGTGACGTTCTCTCCGTGGAGGTCGTGCCCTTCTACCGTGGCCGCGCAGAAATGGCCCTGGAGGATATGGACGCCGGAACGTTTTGA
- a CDS encoding serine hydrolase domain-containing protein, translating to MSVSRRAVLVGTLGLAGAACSSRRGRARHEAEALVRAQAFNGVVLLGEGDRVVHAWGEGMADFEAGVPSTPGTKYQMGSLSKWIASIVVLQLVDAGVLSLTAPIGDYLPDYRRDTGAKLTLHHLLSHTSGVPNALAVALRETPELAAFMDVGLDEAVARYASGDLVFEPGTRFDYAHSNWLLVQAILERVTHQPYREAVPARLFAPLRLEDSGILHGDILGLPGMAQGYGTLVPTPTRTPASRVSPMPDILTCVGGFYATAPDLLRLMEAVIGGDVLSRASRERLGTVVVPEEDYAYGGRVRTRTLGGRARRVFWNTGSNGAYKTLSVHTEDGKSVVLLNNTRADLDVINTLGAALLELLYR from the coding sequence ATGAGCGTCTCGAGGCGCGCGGTGCTGGTGGGGACCCTCGGACTGGCCGGCGCGGCCTGTTCGTCGCGGCGGGGCCGGGCGCGGCACGAGGCCGAGGCCCTGGTCCGGGCCCAGGCCTTCAACGGCGTCGTGCTGTTGGGGGAGGGCGACCGTGTCGTGCACGCCTGGGGCGAGGGCATGGCGGACTTCGAGGCGGGCGTGCCCTCGACGCCCGGGACGAAGTACCAGATGGGCTCGCTGTCCAAGTGGATCGCGTCGATCGTCGTGCTCCAGCTCGTGGACGCGGGCGTGCTGTCCTTGACGGCGCCCATCGGGGACTACCTGCCGGACTACCGGCGGGACACGGGCGCGAAGCTCACGCTGCACCACCTGCTGTCGCACACCAGCGGGGTGCCCAACGCATTGGCGGTCGCCCTGCGCGAGACGCCGGAGCTGGCGGCCTTCATGGATGTCGGACTGGACGAGGCCGTGGCCCGGTACGCGAGCGGCGACCTCGTCTTCGAGCCGGGCACCCGGTTCGACTACGCGCACTCCAACTGGCTCCTGGTCCAGGCCATCCTTGAGCGGGTCACGCACCAGCCCTACCGCGAGGCGGTCCCCGCGCGGCTGTTCGCCCCGCTGCGGCTGGAGGACAGCGGCATCCTGCACGGGGACATCCTGGGGCTGCCCGGCATGGCCCAGGGCTACGGCACCCTCGTGCCCACGCCCACGCGCACGCCCGCGAGCCGGGTCTCGCCCATGCCCGACATCCTTACGTGCGTGGGGGGCTTCTACGCCACGGCGCCGGACCTGCTGCGGCTGATGGAGGCCGTGATCGGGGGGGACGTGTTGAGCCGGGCCTCGCGCGAGCGGCTGGGCACGGTGGTGGTCCCCGAGGAAGACTATGCCTACGGCGGTCGCGTGCGCACGCGGACGCTCGGGGGCCGGGCGCGGCGCGTGTTCTGGAACACCGGCTCCAACGGCGCCTACAAGACGCTGTCGGTCCACACCGAGGACGGCAAGAGCGTGGTGCTGCTCAACAACACCCGCGCCGACCTGGATGTGATCAATACGCTCGGCGCGGCGCTCCTGGAGCTGTTGTACCGATGA
- a CDS encoding bifunctional acetate--CoA ligase family protein/GNAT family N-acetyltransferase: protein MAQPPRPSPSDPSYDLPHQQGRHPLEALFAPRSVAVVGASERPGSVGRTLLWNLISSPFGGTVYPINPKRTNVLGIRAWPSLRALPEPVELVVIVTPAATVPEVMRECAEVGVKNVIIISAGFKEVGAEGARLEREVMEIARAARIRVIGPNCLGVMRPPTGLNATFAGAMARPGNVAFISQSGALLTAILDWSMREGVGFSTIVSLGSMMDVGWGDLIDFLGDDPRTRSILIYMESIGDARAFLSAAREVAQHKPIIVIKAGRTAQAAAAAASHTGSLAGSDEVLSAAFRRAGVLRVDSIADLFHMAEVLARQPRPEGRRLTVLTNAGGPGVLATDALVTGGGELAKLSDATRAQLDTFLPTAWSHANPVDILGDADPERYARALQVAGADENSDGLLVILTPQDMTEPTQTADRLKPYAKLGKPVLASWMGGSEVAAGERILNDAGIPTFGYPDTAARIFNYMWRYSYNVAALYETPVLTEAPERREEAGTLIHEARSAGRTLLTELESKRLLAAYGIPTVETRLATSADEAVREALALGLPVVLKLHSLTVTHKTDVGGVRLNLGTEEAVRAAFAGIRQRLEELGQADAFQGVTVQPMVRLDGYELILGSSLDAQFGPVLLFGAGGTLVEVFKDRALGLPPLNTTLARRMMEQTRIHEALRGVRGRKPVDLAALQKLLVRFSQLVVEQRFIKEVDINPLLASDERLVALDARVVLHGPEVTEAELPRLAILPYPQAYVDRWRARDGEELFIRPIRPEDEPRMVDFHQTLSEQSVFLRYAGMMKLDQRVAHERLARICFIDYAREMALLATRADGTVLGVGRLTRLPGTEDAEFAMLISDTVQRQGLGTEMLGRLEQVGRDWGLRCIVADILSQNGAMQHVCRKRGFRIHTGELGADMVKAVKVLS from the coding sequence ATGGCCCAGCCCCCGCGTCCCTCGCCCAGCGATCCGTCCTATGACCTGCCGCACCAGCAAGGGCGCCACCCGCTGGAGGCCCTGTTCGCCCCGCGCAGCGTGGCGGTGGTGGGCGCGAGCGAGCGGCCGGGGAGCGTGGGCCGCACGCTGTTGTGGAACCTCATCAGCAGCCCGTTTGGCGGCACCGTCTACCCCATCAACCCCAAGCGCACCAACGTGCTGGGCATCCGCGCGTGGCCGTCCTTGCGCGCCCTGCCCGAGCCCGTGGAGTTGGTGGTCATCGTGACGCCCGCGGCCACGGTGCCCGAGGTGATGCGCGAGTGCGCCGAGGTGGGGGTGAAGAACGTCATCATCATCTCCGCGGGCTTCAAGGAGGTGGGGGCCGAGGGCGCGCGGCTGGAGCGTGAGGTGATGGAGATCGCCCGCGCGGCGCGCATCCGGGTCATCGGGCCCAACTGCCTGGGCGTCATGCGGCCGCCCACGGGGCTCAACGCCACCTTCGCGGGGGCCATGGCGCGCCCGGGCAACGTGGCCTTCATCAGCCAGAGCGGCGCGCTGCTCACCGCCATCCTCGACTGGAGCATGCGCGAGGGCGTGGGCTTCAGCACCATCGTCTCGCTGGGCTCGATGATGGACGTGGGGTGGGGCGATCTCATCGACTTCCTGGGGGATGATCCGCGCACGCGCAGCATCCTCATCTACATGGAGTCCATCGGGGACGCGCGGGCCTTCCTGTCCGCGGCGCGCGAGGTGGCGCAGCACAAGCCCATCATCGTCATCAAGGCGGGGCGCACGGCGCAGGCGGCGGCGGCGGCGGCCTCGCACACGGGCTCGCTCGCGGGCAGCGACGAGGTGCTCAGCGCGGCGTTCCGGCGCGCGGGCGTCCTGCGCGTGGACAGCATCGCGGACCTCTTCCACATGGCCGAGGTGCTCGCCCGCCAGCCGCGTCCCGAGGGCCGACGCCTCACGGTGCTCACCAACGCGGGCGGCCCGGGCGTGCTCGCCACGGACGCGCTGGTGACGGGCGGAGGCGAGCTGGCGAAGCTGTCGGACGCCACGCGCGCCCAGCTGGACACCTTCCTGCCCACGGCGTGGAGCCACGCCAACCCGGTGGACATCCTCGGCGACGCGGACCCCGAGCGTTACGCCCGGGCACTCCAGGTGGCCGGCGCGGACGAGAACAGTGACGGCCTGCTCGTCATCCTCACGCCCCAGGACATGACCGAGCCCACGCAGACGGCGGACCGGCTCAAGCCCTACGCGAAGCTGGGCAAGCCCGTGCTGGCCAGCTGGATGGGGGGCTCGGAGGTGGCCGCCGGCGAGCGCATCCTCAACGACGCGGGCATCCCCACCTTCGGCTATCCGGACACGGCCGCGCGCATCTTCAATTACATGTGGCGCTACAGCTACAACGTGGCCGCCCTGTACGAGACGCCCGTGCTCACCGAGGCGCCCGAGCGCCGCGAGGAGGCGGGCACCCTCATCCACGAGGCGCGCAGCGCGGGCCGCACGCTGCTCACGGAGCTCGAGTCCAAGCGCCTGCTCGCGGCCTATGGCATCCCCACGGTGGAGACGCGCCTGGCCACGAGCGCGGACGAGGCCGTGCGCGAGGCGCTCGCCCTGGGGCTGCCCGTGGTGCTCAAGCTGCACTCGCTCACCGTCACCCACAAGACGGACGTGGGCGGGGTGCGGCTCAACCTCGGGACCGAGGAGGCGGTGCGCGCGGCCTTCGCGGGCATCCGCCAGCGGCTGGAGGAGCTGGGCCAGGCGGACGCCTTCCAGGGCGTGACGGTGCAGCCCATGGTGCGGCTGGACGGCTACGAGCTCATCCTCGGCAGCAGCCTGGACGCGCAGTTCGGCCCGGTGCTGCTGTTCGGCGCCGGGGGCACACTGGTGGAGGTGTTCAAGGATCGGGCGCTGGGGCTGCCGCCGCTCAACACCACGCTCGCGCGGCGGATGATGGAGCAGACGCGCATCCACGAGGCCTTGCGCGGCGTGCGCGGGCGCAAGCCGGTGGACCTGGCGGCGCTGCAGAAGCTGCTCGTGCGCTTCAGCCAGCTCGTGGTGGAGCAGCGCTTCATCAAGGAGGTGGACATCAACCCGCTGCTCGCCTCGGACGAGCGGCTGGTGGCGCTGGACGCGCGCGTGGTGCTGCACGGCCCCGAGGTGACGGAGGCCGAGCTGCCCCGGCTCGCCATCCTCCCGTACCCCCAGGCGTACGTGGACCGCTGGCGCGCCCGGGACGGGGAGGAGCTGTTCATCCGCCCCATCCGCCCCGAGGACGAGCCGCGCATGGTGGACTTCCACCAGACGCTCTCCGAGCAGTCCGTGTTCCTGCGCTACGCGGGGATGATGAAGCTGGATCAACGCGTGGCGCACGAGCGGCTCGCGCGCATCTGCTTCATCGACTACGCGCGGGAGATGGCGCTCCTGGCCACGCGCGCGGACGGCACGGTGCTCGGGGTGGGGCGGCTCACGCGCCTGCCGGGCACCGAGGACGCGGAGTTCGCCATGCTCATCAGCGACACCGTGCAGCGCCAGGGCCTGGGCACGGAGATGCTCGGTCGGCTGGAGCAGGTGGGCCGCGACTGGGGCCTGCGCTGCATCGTGGCGGACATCCTCTCGCAGAACGGCGCCATGCAGCACGTCTGCCGCAAGCGCGGCTTCCGCATCCACACGGGCGAGCTGGGCGCGGACATGGTGAAGGCCGTCAAGGTGCTGTCATGA